In the genome of Taurinivorans muris, one region contains:
- a CDS encoding protein jag, with the protein MSNFKEFQSKNIDQAIQDACAFFGTEREKLEIEIVEDAKMGVFGIIGARKAKIRARLASLSDFNMPGDEGKKQKPYNRNTKAKNRPAQEKTEYKKPRAEKQVFAEDEEEGESQKRFLAKIQAENAAHGEEELDEYQLEAMDREAMQKANLLGNMTEAEIIASGQYENRNGRYQRANSRFSRYPHNNHGRYEQRDNAYERGGKYAKYDRQEKSGRFEKTDRPRYDKYEKYDKTDRKSRYYQPKRPQNHAYSTIENSADYESVQLPRINLLELDQEKLKQTVRETVTALVRPIVGEITALEVNVEENRVLVKVESEDSGLLIGREGQHLAAVQYLAARIITTKMQVQVRIQLDTGDYHQRQDDRMQSLALMLADRLRKTGRSQSTRPMSAYQRRVIHLALQDEPDVQTRSVGDGVLKRVIIMKKRSDYNEVPEELTADQDRFEDDVFMADEKELD; encoded by the coding sequence ATGAGTAATTTTAAAGAGTTTCAATCAAAAAACATAGATCAAGCGATACAGGATGCATGCGCCTTTTTCGGTACGGAGCGGGAAAAGCTTGAAATCGAGATTGTCGAAGACGCAAAAATGGGTGTTTTCGGCATTATAGGAGCAAGAAAAGCCAAAATCCGCGCAAGGCTCGCTTCTTTGTCCGATTTCAATATGCCCGGTGACGAGGGTAAAAAACAAAAACCGTATAATCGCAATACAAAAGCCAAAAACCGTCCGGCACAGGAAAAAACGGAATATAAGAAACCCCGAGCCGAAAAACAGGTTTTTGCCGAAGACGAGGAAGAGGGCGAAAGCCAAAAACGTTTCCTTGCCAAAATTCAGGCGGAAAACGCCGCTCATGGTGAAGAAGAGCTTGATGAATACCAGCTTGAAGCTATGGACAGGGAAGCCATGCAAAAGGCGAATTTGCTCGGCAACATGACGGAAGCGGAAATTATCGCCAGCGGACAATATGAAAACAGAAACGGCCGTTACCAAAGGGCGAACTCCCGTTTTTCCCGATATCCGCATAATAATCACGGACGTTATGAACAGCGCGATAATGCGTATGAGCGCGGCGGCAAATATGCCAAGTATGATCGTCAGGAAAAAAGCGGCCGCTTTGAAAAAACGGACCGCCCCCGTTATGACAAGTATGAGAAATATGATAAAACAGACCGCAAATCCCGTTATTATCAGCCAAAACGTCCGCAAAACCATGCCTATTCAACTATTGAAAACAGCGCGGATTACGAAAGCGTGCAGCTGCCGCGTATCAATTTGCTTGAGTTGGACCAGGAAAAATTGAAGCAAACGGTGCGGGAAACCGTTACCGCTCTTGTCCGTCCCATTGTGGGGGAAATTACCGCTCTTGAGGTGAACGTTGAAGAAAACCGCGTTCTCGTGAAAGTCGAAAGCGAAGATTCCGGACTTCTTATCGGGCGTGAGGGACAGCATTTGGCTGCCGTGCAATATCTTGCCGCCCGCATCATCACGACGAAAATGCAGGTGCAGGTCCGCATTCAGCTTGATACCGGCGATTACCACCAACGCCAAGATGACCGTATGCAGTCTTTGGCGTTAATGCTTGCGGACAGGCTTCGCAAAACAGGACGCTCCCAATCAACGCGCCCCATGAGCGCTTATCAGCGCCGCGTCATTCACCTTGCTTTACAGGACGAACCCGATGTGCAGACAAGAAGCGTCGGGGACGGAGTGCTCAAGCGTGTGATCATAATGAAAAAACGCAGCGATTACAATGAAGTTCCCGAGGAATTGACCGCCGATCAAGACCGGTTTGAAGATGATGTCTTTATGGCTGACGAGAAAGAATTGGACTAG
- the yidC gene encoding membrane protein insertase YidC: MENKRIIIATVICFVILVGWQYIAEHMGWVPKQAEQTEQIETQAEQTANLTDPAFSDLKETVPFFAPGEGKNIVVRTPLYTAVFHSAGGVLESFVLNNISETSSPHSPFLDMIGKTAKSASPMGLLINGQPSWNIGSWTISAENLILEDGDTKTLVFEGNLNGLIIRRELTFDAATYLIGEKITYGAEEGKAFIVRVGYTLAGSEYSSSSTYNPMQVVWDSEGSYETESDVSKLTEEGMVEDGALFFAGLSNNYFLSAVVPQSKNGLVKARIQNDVWRVAYEEQPLTVNAGLPVSSELSWWIGPKDAKLLDNAPNELKKTIHYGIFGILAKPLLWLLNFFQSFVGNWGIAIILLTIFIKILFWPLTKKSYKSMEQMKKIAPLMEDLKKKYGSDREALSQEMMQLYRTYNINPMSGCLPILVQLPVFIALYNALLNSENLRHAEFITYLPFTDIIWLADLSVKDPLYITPLVMGATMFLQQWLSPAVGDPTQRKVMMLMPVIFTFMFLNFPAGLVVYWLANNVLSIGQQWWTLRKVR, encoded by the coding sequence ATGGAAAATAAACGGATTATCATTGCTACTGTCATATGTTTCGTCATTTTGGTTGGCTGGCAGTACATCGCCGAGCATATGGGGTGGGTGCCCAAACAGGCTGAACAAACAGAACAGATTGAAACGCAGGCGGAACAAACCGCAAACCTTACCGACCCGGCGTTTTCGGATTTAAAAGAAACGGTTCCTTTTTTCGCTCCCGGCGAGGGTAAGAACATCGTGGTAAGGACTCCTTTGTACACGGCGGTTTTTCACAGCGCCGGCGGTGTGCTGGAGTCTTTTGTTTTAAATAATATTTCCGAAACAAGTTCCCCTCATTCCCCGTTTTTGGATATGATAGGAAAAACGGCGAAATCCGCTTCCCCCATGGGGCTTTTGATCAACGGACAGCCTTCCTGGAACATCGGTTCATGGACAATCAGCGCCGAAAATCTCATTTTGGAAGACGGCGATACCAAAACCCTTGTTTTCGAGGGCAATCTCAATGGTCTGATTATCAGGCGCGAACTCACGTTTGACGCGGCGACGTATCTTATCGGCGAAAAAATAACTTATGGAGCGGAAGAGGGAAAAGCTTTCATCGTGCGCGTGGGCTATACCTTGGCTGGTTCCGAATATTCCAGTTCTTCCACCTACAACCCCATGCAGGTTGTGTGGGACAGCGAAGGCAGCTATGAAACCGAAAGCGACGTAAGCAAACTTACGGAAGAAGGAATGGTCGAGGACGGGGCTTTGTTTTTCGCAGGGCTCAGCAACAACTATTTTTTGAGCGCGGTTGTGCCGCAAAGCAAAAACGGTTTGGTTAAAGCCCGCATACAAAATGATGTTTGGCGTGTCGCCTATGAAGAACAGCCTCTTACCGTGAATGCGGGGCTTCCCGTAAGTTCCGAGCTGAGCTGGTGGATAGGTCCGAAAGATGCAAAATTATTGGACAACGCGCCGAATGAGCTCAAAAAGACCATTCATTACGGCATCTTCGGCATCTTGGCGAAACCGCTGCTTTGGCTTTTGAACTTTTTCCAATCTTTCGTAGGCAACTGGGGTATCGCCATCATTCTTCTGACTATCTTTATTAAAATTCTTTTTTGGCCTCTTACGAAAAAGAGTTACAAATCCATGGAGCAAATGAAAAAAATCGCTCCTCTCATGGAAGATTTGAAGAAAAAATACGGCAGCGACAGAGAAGCCCTTTCACAGGAAATGATGCAGTTATACCGCACTTACAATATCAACCCGATGAGCGGCTGTCTGCCTATTTTGGTCCAGCTGCCCGTATTTATCGCTTTATACAACGCCCTTCTCAATTCTGAAAATTTAAGGCATGCGGAATTTATCACCTATCTGCCTTTTACCGATATTATCTGGCTTGCCGACCTTTCTGTGAAAGATCCTCTTTATATCACGCCTCTTGTCATGGGTGCTACCATGTTTTTGCAGCAATGGCTTTCCCCCGCCGTGGGCGACCCGACACAGCGCAAGGTAATGATGCTCATGCCGGTAATATTCACGTTCATGTTTTTGAATTTCCCCGCGGGTTTGGTTGTTTATTGGCTTGCAAACAACGTTCTTTCCATTGGACAGCAATGGTGGACTTTGCGTAAAGTGAGGTAA
- the yidD gene encoding membrane protein insertion efficiency factor YidD → MVNKKGAFIRKIFIFPIRIYQNCISPLYPARCRFYPSCSEYAALAIEKHGVVRGIWLGIKRICRCNPWCEGGFDPVPENIEPCKLVLKKTVRFIVSKITVK, encoded by the coding sequence ATGGTTAATAAAAAGGGGGCTTTTATCAGGAAAATTTTTATTTTTCCGATCAGGATTTATCAGAATTGTATTTCACCTTTATATCCTGCACGATGTCGTTTTTATCCCTCTTGTTCCGAATATGCGGCTCTCGCGATTGAAAAGCATGGTGTTGTCCGAGGAATTTGGCTCGGAATAAAAAGAATTTGCCGCTGCAATCCATGGTGTGAGGGGGGATTTGACCCGGTTCCTGAAAATATTGAGCCGTGCAAACTTGTGTTAAAAAAAACAGTGCGTTTTATCGTATCAAAAATTACAGTTAAGTAG
- the rnpA gene encoding ribonuclease P protein component: MPHVWQKNQRLLKRSEFQACYQQGEKHFTKLFIVFVKKAPHVRIGLAVSKKSGNAVQRNRIKRILREFFRLHFEDICPCEFVVVPKKHIDANVLQFAHVEKDLFPFLERLNRRRHADE, translated from the coding sequence ATGCCGCATGTTTGGCAAAAAAATCAGCGATTATTGAAAAGATCGGAATTTCAAGCTTGTTATCAGCAAGGTGAAAAGCATTTTACAAAGCTTTTCATTGTTTTTGTAAAAAAAGCGCCTCATGTCCGTATTGGGCTGGCTGTAAGCAAAAAAAGCGGAAATGCGGTTCAAAGGAATAGGATAAAGCGTATTTTGCGTGAATTTTTTCGGCTTCATTTTGAAGATATCTGTCCTTGCGAATTTGTTGTTGTTCCCAAAAAGCATATAGATGCGAACGTGCTGCAATTCGCCCATGTGGAAAAGGATCTGTTTCCTTTTTTAGAGAGGCTCAATCGGCGCCGGCATGCCGATGAATAG
- the rpmH gene encoding 50S ribosomal protein L34 produces MKRTYQPSKISRKRTHGFRTRMATASGRALINRRRAKGRKTLSA; encoded by the coding sequence ATGAAAAGAACATATCAACCAAGTAAAATCAGCAGAAAGCGTACTCATGGTTTCCGTACCCGTATGGCAACCGCAAGCGGCCGTGCTCTTATCAATCGTCGCCGTGCTAAAGGTCGCAAGACTCTTTCCGCATAA
- a CDS encoding pyridoxamine kinase: MKQCVKNIRTPIPRIAAVHDLSGYGRASLTVAIPVLSSMGMQVCPLPTAVLSSQTASIDDFSFFDLTAQMQEIVGKWENLGLYFDAVYSGFLGSPEQVDIVERLMQKLGKKNSLFLVDPVLGDDGKLYPTQTEELVQRMRRLAGKADIITPNYTEVCFLLDTPYEETVTFKQAKEYLKALSALGDKKNKNKSVIITSAPCEEDSIRVFAYDAESKRFWQTKSPKIPAAYPGTGDTFASVFLGALLQKDSLPMAMARSARFVYEAMLTTYGYGTPYIDGIMLEKVLPLLSRNEKFLFEDF, translated from the coding sequence ATGAAACAATGCGTAAAAAATATCAGGACGCCGATCCCCCGTATCGCCGCTGTGCATGATTTGTCCGGTTATGGACGGGCTTCTTTGACTGTCGCTATTCCGGTCCTTTCTTCCATGGGTATGCAGGTTTGCCCTTTGCCGACTGCCGTTTTGTCTTCGCAAACCGCAAGCATAGATGATTTTTCTTTTTTTGATTTGACGGCGCAGATGCAGGAAATAGTCGGGAAATGGGAAAATTTGGGACTGTATTTCGACGCCGTCTATTCCGGTTTTTTGGGCAGTCCCGAGCAGGTGGATATTGTGGAAAGACTCATGCAGAAACTCGGCAAAAAAAACAGCCTTTTTCTTGTCGACCCCGTGCTTGGCGATGACGGAAAACTGTACCCGACCCAAACGGAGGAACTTGTGCAGCGCATGCGCAGACTCGCCGGCAAGGCGGACATCATCACCCCCAATTATACGGAAGTATGTTTTTTGCTGGATACGCCCTATGAAGAAACAGTCACGTTCAAGCAGGCGAAAGAATATTTAAAGGCGCTTTCCGCCTTGGGGGATAAGAAGAATAAAAATAAATCCGTAATCATCACTTCCGCTCCCTGCGAGGAGGACAGTATCCGCGTGTTCGCTTATGACGCGGAAAGCAAACGGTTTTGGCAGACAAAATCTCCCAAGATTCCCGCGGCGTATCCGGGAACGGGGGATACGTTCGCTTCCGTCTTTTTAGGGGCGCTGCTCCAAAAAGATTCCTTGCCCATGGCTATGGCGCGTTCCGCCCGCTTCGTCTATGAAGCCATGCTTACGACCTATGGGTATGGCACTCCGTATATTGACGGAATAATGCTGGAAAAGGTTTTGCCGTTGCTTTCCCGAAATGAGAAATTCCTTTTTGAAGATTTTTAA
- a CDS encoding flagellin, whose translation MSLVINHNMMAENTARYLNIHYNNLADSTRKLSSGLRVETAADDAAGLAIRELMRSDIAALHQGIRNANDGISLIQTADGALQTIDEKLVRMKELAEQAATGTYDSVQRAIIDSEYQQMASEITRISMATDFNNIKLLDGNLSGDPTKTDGEQHDGSGLTPTGPLKVHFGSGNDSDEDYYYIRIGCTTASALGVGNSAAEGSAAFSISTQEGAQKALEGIRDAIVSKDNIRAHLGALQNRLENTVANLSIQAENLQASESRISDVDVATEMTNFVRNQTLANAANSMLGQANQLPQMALSLIR comes from the coding sequence ATGTCTTTAGTTATTAACCACAACATGATGGCTGAAAACACAGCTCGCTACCTGAACATTCACTACAACAACCTTGCAGATTCAACCCGTAAGCTTTCTTCCGGTCTTCGCGTTGAAACAGCCGCAGACGACGCAGCCGGTCTTGCTATCCGCGAACTCATGCGTTCCGACATTGCAGCCCTGCATCAAGGTATCCGTAACGCCAACGATGGTATCAGCCTTATCCAGACGGCTGACGGCGCTTTGCAAACCATCGACGAAAAGCTCGTCCGTATGAAGGAACTTGCGGAACAAGCCGCAACCGGTACGTACGACTCTGTCCAACGTGCGATCATCGACTCGGAATACCAACAAATGGCTTCGGAAATCACCCGTATTTCCATGGCTACCGACTTCAACAACATTAAGTTGCTTGACGGTAACCTGAGCGGCGATCCAACCAAGACAGACGGCGAGCAACATGACGGCAGCGGTTTGACTCCGACCGGTCCGCTCAAGGTCCACTTCGGTTCAGGCAACGATTCCGACGAAGATTACTACTACATCAGAATCGGCTGTACGACTGCATCAGCTCTCGGTGTCGGCAACAGCGCGGCGGAAGGTTCAGCCGCATTCAGTATTTCAACCCAAGAAGGCGCTCAAAAGGCCCTTGAAGGTATCAGAGACGCTATCGTTTCCAAGGATAATATCCGTGCCCACCTTGGCGCTCTGCAAAACCGTTTGGAAAACACGGTAGCAAACCTCAGCATTCAAGCTGAAAACTTACAGGCATCCGAATCACGTATTTCCGACGTTGACGTTGCAACCGAAATGACAAACTTCGTGCGTAACCAAACATTGGCAAATGCCGCAAACAGTATGCTTGGTCAAGCTAACCAATTGCCTCAGATGGCTCTCAGCCTTATTCGATAA
- a CDS encoding flagellin, whose product MSLVINHNMMADNTARYLNIHYNNLADSTRKLSSGLRVEQAADDAAGLAVRELMRADIAALQQGVRNANDGISLIQTADGALQTIDEKLIRMKELAEQAATGTYDSVQRAIIDSEYQQMASEITRISMATDFNNIKLLDGNLSADPTKTDGEAHDGSGLKSTGPLKIHFGSGNDSDEDYYYIRIGSTTASSLGVGNSAAAGSAAFSISTQEGAQKALDGITSAIVSKDNIRAHLGALQNRLENTVANLSIQAENLQASESRISDVDVATEMTNFVRNQTLANAANSMLGQANSLPQMALSLIR is encoded by the coding sequence ATGTCTTTAGTAATCAATCATAACATGATGGCTGACAATACAGCCCGCTACTTAAACATCCATTATAATAACTTGGCGGATTCCACCCGTAAGCTTTCTTCCGGACTTCGTGTCGAACAAGCTGCGGATGACGCTGCAGGTCTTGCGGTCCGTGAACTTATGCGTGCCGATATTGCGGCATTGCAGCAGGGCGTGCGAAACGCCAATGACGGTATCAGTCTTATCCAGACGGCTGACGGCGCTTTGCAAACCATCGACGAAAAGCTTATCCGCATGAAGGAACTTGCGGAACAAGCCGCAACCGGTACGTACGATTCTGTGCAGCGTGCGATCATCGACTCGGAATACCAACAAATGGCTTCGGAAATCACCCGTATTTCCATGGCTACCGACTTCAACAACATCAAGCTGCTTGACGGTAACCTGAGCGCCGACCCCACAAAGACGGACGGAGAGGCTCATGACGGCAGCGGTTTGAAGTCAACCGGACCTCTCAAGATCCACTTCGGTTCCGGCAACGATTCCGACGAAGATTATTATTACATCAGAATCGGCTCCACAACGGCATCTTCCCTCGGTGTAGGCAACAGTGCGGCGGCAGGTTCCGCGGCATTCAGCATTTCCACTCAGGAGGGGGCGCAAAAGGCTCTTGACGGAATAACAAGCGCCATTGTTTCCAAGGATAATATCCGCGCCCACCTTGGCGCATTGCAGAACCGTTTGGAAAATACCGTCGCAAACCTCAGTATTCAAGCTGAAAACCTGCAAGCTTCAGAATCCCGTATTTCCGATGTTGACGTTGCGACCGAAATGACAAACTTCGTGCGCAACCAAACATTGGCGAATGCCGCAAACAGTATGCTCGGACAGGCTAACTCCCTGCCGCAGATGGCTCTCAGTCTTATCCGATAA
- a CDS encoding flagellin: protein MSLVINTNTMANTVSRNLNSHYSALSDSTRKLSSGLRIERAADDAAGLAVRELMRADIAALQQGVRNANDAISLIQTADGALQTIDEKLIRMKELAEQAATGTYDSVQRAIIDSEYQSMASEITRIANATKFSNIKLLDGSLSALPTAANGHDGSGLNSKGKLKIHFGTGNDSDEDYYYVEIKSATASSLGVGSGAAAGSDGYSISTQEAAGKALAAINNAIVSKDNIRAYLGSMQNRLEATVSNLSIQAENLQASESRISDVDVATEMTKFVRNQVLANTAISMLGQANNIPQMALSLL from the coding sequence ACAATGGCTAATACGGTTTCCAGAAACCTGAATTCGCATTACAGTGCGCTTTCCGATTCAACCCGGAAATTGTCTTCCGGTCTTCGTATCGAGAGAGCGGCGGATGACGCGGCAGGTCTTGCGGTTCGCGAACTCATGCGTGCCGATATTGCGGCACTGCAGCAGGGCGTGCGAAATGCCAATGATGCTATTTCATTGATACAAACCGCTGACGGCGCATTGCAGACCATTGATGAGAAGCTTATCCGTATGAAAGAGCTTGCGGAACAAGCCGCAACCGGTACGTACGATTCCGTGCAAAGGGCCATTATTGATTCCGAATATCAATCCATGGCTTCGGAAATCACCCGTATCGCCAATGCAACGAAGTTCAGCAATATCAAATTGCTGGACGGCAGCTTAAGCGCTTTGCCCACTGCTGCCAACGGGCATGACGGCAGCGGACTGAACTCGAAAGGCAAGCTTAAAATTCACTTCGGTACCGGCAATGATTCTGACGAAGACTATTATTATGTCGAAATCAAAAGCGCGACAGCGTCTTCTCTCGGAGTCGGCAGCGGCGCCGCGGCAGGATCGGACGGGTATTCCATTTCAACCCAAGAGGCGGCGGGAAAAGCTCTTGCGGCGATTAATAACGCAATCGTCTCAAAAGACAATATCCGCGCGTATCTTGGCTCAATGCAAAACCGTCTGGAAGCCACTGTTTCCAACCTCAGCATACAGGCTGAAAACTTGCAGGCATCGGAATCACGTATTTCTGATGTCGATGTTGCAACGGAAATGACAAAATTTGTGCGAAACCAGGTATTGGCAAATACGGCAATTTCCATGCTCGGACAAGCCAATAACATTCCGCAGATGGCGTTAAGTTTATTGTAA